A single Penaeus vannamei isolate JL-2024 chromosome 22, ASM4276789v1, whole genome shotgun sequence DNA region contains:
- the LOC113823813 gene encoding translation initiation factor IF-2, with translation MKPLIPFFALAAVALAAPQGYSAPVPAGGGVPLPAVAPALAPAPAPAPAPVGAGAALSAIGGGAPASCLEGEVLNVDGTCSVPQITRHVYVFAAPDQPAPQGPPPSIPPPQVEHNVIFIRAPEQAEAAEPIVLPPPQQQSVIYVLNKRQPSVGGRPVIKVPAPPPSNPEVFFVNYGPNENPVLHDGIDLQSALSAAAPSTGQIIVGGGAGGFDLGAGAGSAGGFDVGAGVGSAGGFDAGFAAGSAGGFDAGAGGFSGGVVASPGPGVGVPLASAGGPGGLPGPQIGLDNLANDYTPNAVEPPLGLYSAP, from the exons ATGAAGCCCCTG ATTCCGTTCTTCGCTCTGGCAGCCGTAGCTTTGGCGGCGCCTCAAGGATACTCTGCTCCGGTGCCCGCCGGAGGAGGAGTACCTCTTCCTGCAGTAGCACCAGCActagcaccagcaccagcaccagcaccagcgcCTGTAGGAGCCGGAGCAGCTCTCTCTGCAATAGGCGGAGGCGCACCAGCGTCCTGCCTAGAAGGAGAGGTTCTTAACGTGGATGGAACTTGCTCCGTCCCGCAGATTACCCGGCATGTGTACGTCTTCGCAGCTCCCGACCAGCCAGCGCCTCAAGGTCCTCCTCCGAGCATCCCTCCTCCTCAGGTGGAGCACAACGTGATCTTCATCCGCGCTCCCGAGCAAGCGGAGGCTGCTGAGCCCATCGTGCTGCCACCGCCTCAGCAGCAGAGCGTCATCTACGTCCTCAACAAGAGGCAGCCCTCAGTCGGAGGCCGCCCGGTGATCAAGGTCCCTGCGCCGCCGCCCTCCAACCCCGAGGTCTTCTTCGTTAACTACGGCCCCAACGAGAACCCCGTCCTCCACGACGGCATTGACCTTCAGTCCGCACTCAGCGCCGCGGCGCCCTCTACGGGACAGATCATCGTAGGCGGCGGCGCTGGGGGATTCGACCTCGGAGCTGGTGCCGGTTCGGCTGGAGGATTCGACGTCGGAGCTGGTGTCGGTTCTGCTGGAGGATTCGACGCAGGTTTTGCTGCCGGGTCCGCCGGAGGGTTCGACGCCGGAGCTGGAGGATTCAGCGGCGGTGTTGTTGCCAGTCCCGGACCTGGTGTTGGCGTCCCCCTAGCTTCTGCTGGCGGCCCTGGAGGACTCCCCGGCCCCCAGATCGGCCTGGACAACCTGGCCAACGACTACACTCCGAACGCCGTCGAGCCGCCGCTTGGCCTCTACTCCGCTCCGTAA